In Oceanispirochaeta sp. M1, the genomic stretch AGCCGCATTGTTATCCGGGGTCAGATAATCATATTTTAAATATCGAACCATCTTCATATACTCTGAATCTGCATAATTTACAGCTTTTCCCAAAGCCATAGAGGGAACAACAGTAGCCTTCTTTTCAGTCAACCATTTTCTGAATTCTTTGAGAATTGGAATCGCTCTTTCACGGCGGAGACTATTAAACTCAGAAGC encodes the following:
- a CDS encoding transposase; translated protein: NAATRKYNLWHVACLAHIRRKFVEAAKATKSGGQANKAIKYIKKLYGIEKELRAMQLTASEFNSLRRERAIPILKEFRKWLTEKKATVVPSMALGKAVNYADSEYMKMVRYLKYDYLTPDNNAA